gccagaaagttatacagatttgtaaattacttccattaaaaaaatcttaatccttccagcacttccagctgctttatgctccacaggaatttattttctttttgaatttcttttctgtctgtccacagtgctctctgctgacacctctgtccatctcaggaactgtccagagcagcatatgtttgctatggggatttgctcctgctctggacagttcctgacatggacagaggtgtcagcagagagcactgtggtcagacagaaaggaaattcaaaaagaaaagaacgtcctctgtagagaagctgataaatactggaaggattaagattttttaatagaagtcatttacaaatttgtttaactttctggcaccagtcgatttaaaataaattattttccaccggagtacccctttaatcttgtgtCCTACATGAACTACATCTGAATGTTTAATAGTCCCATTTGGAATGGCACTTGAATTGGCACTCCCATCTAGTACTGATGCCTCTTCTCGATATGCTTATACTGGTTAAATGGTAGAGTCATAATATCTGGGTCAATGATATGAACATCTTTTGTgatctgtggacaacacaaattaAGTTGAGGACTCTACTGCAGGACCCCTTGGATTTCCATCAGCTTTCGGCAGGGGCAATGCTAGTCCTCCCAGGATGCAGAGGTAGTAGTCAAGGGGGTCCAAACTCCCCTCTGCCACATAAGAAGACACTGGTACCATACATGGCacatggttgggggggggggcttgttacagatttTTCATTGGGACACTGGGACTGTGGCATGATTTTAGTGGACACACTAAGCTAATGCGTTAAAAAACGTGGCCCAATATCACAGAATCATTCATTTGGTACTCAACATGGGTTattatcctttaaaaaaaattatcatttgcTTAACTATATAGGCCAGATGTATGATAGCCatatgtatgtacatatataaatcacctatatatatagagagacaaCTGGATGTCCCAGAATAGAAGGGCCGGAGTTCTCAAGGTCCTCCCTGTAACAAGCTCCAGACATAGTTTTTGAATAATCAGATCAGACCAACCCAAAGACCTATCTACAGGTGGTGGTTGTGAGCCATGGACATCAGAGAAACGTTATATCTCTGGAAGAGAGATCATTGAAGGCTCAAGTTACCAGAGGTCACACCAAAGGTTTGAGTAGTGGTAGCCTTCAAAAAAATACCAGATAAAATGGGCAGAAGGGAGATGCTTGGTAAGACTACAGCTGTAGAAGGGTTCACGAGAAACCAGTACTAAATATTATGCCTATATCTAGAACTGCCCATATCTAGAAGAACATTGAGAAGCCACCTAAACGGATCAATGCTCTGGAGAACCAAGGCATGTGGAAAGTTTTGAGCAGCTGGATAATGACTCCTGGTAACCGGCTGACCTGGTGATTGAGTCTCCTGATACATCTCCAGCCAGCAGTACACAAGAATGAGTGTGATTCTTTAAGACATATGTCCACTGACTCTTAGATGTCCACCATTGATGGACAAAACTGTGGCTCCACTCTTTACTTACACATATCCTTCAAAACAGGACTTATTTCTTAAAACAGTGTTGACTGCATTCGACTTATCTACTTGCAATCCTCACAGCCAAATTGGGGCTTCCAAGAATGTCTACGAAAATTTTTGCAGCCCTGAACATGCTCTTTCAATATAGTTCCTTAATCTCTTCCATCAACCCCGGGCATAGTTCATTCTTGGAGCCTATCTGGCCATGCCAATGTTCTTGTACTGACACATGAGGAGATGTTTGAAGGTCTTTTTGAAGGTGGCATTACACAAAGCGTAACAAGCTGGGTTTATAgtactgttcacatagcagagcCAGTAGCCTATGTACCACACAGTTTCTGGGATACAAGTTTCGCAGAAAGTGTTTATCAGGACCATCACATTATAAGGCGTCCAGGTGAGAATAAAAGCCAGCAGTATAGCAAAGATGGTCCTGGTGACTTTCTTCTCCCTTGCTGCCATCTGCCTTTTTTTCCTTACTTGATTACGAGCTATGCTGGCAAATTTCCTTGCCACGTTGGCCGGACGAGTGTTGGGCAGGCCTGAATCTTGGTGAAGAGGTATTGAACATTCAGGAACTATCTCAATGGCTGTCACACACTCATTGCCCGTCTGCTTTGTCACAATTTTAATTTTGGACCACTTCGAGGTGGCATTGACCCTCGGTTGCAATTGTTGCAAGCTTTGAGTTGGAGCCAAGACGACACCAGAAGATGGATCGATTGTTTGCTTATCCTGAGGGTGGTTGGTCATGCTAGCAGAACTAGATTCATTCGAGGTTTCTTTTTCTTCCACAGATTGGAGGTTGGTCAATGACTTCTCTAGTTTGCCATTTTTTACCCCATTCTCCCCTTCTATCTTTCCTTCTACTACCTCGGATTTAGGAAGGCTCTTTGTCTGCTTGATGAGGGGGCTTTTCATTGAGCTTATTGGTTTACTCTTCTTCTCCGGTTTTGTCACTGGACAATGTCGACGAACTCTGCTTCTACTGGCCAATGAAATGTGAATATAGAGGATGGTCATAATAATCACAGGAAGATAGAAGGCAGCAATGGCTGTGCCAAATGTAACGGCAGGGTTGGAAAGAAACTGAATGTAGCATTCCCTATCTTCCACTGTCCTCTCTCCCACAATAAACTGCCAAAACAAGATGGCGGGTGCCCAGAGTGCAAAGGAGAGTAGCCAGGCCGCTGCAATCATCAACCCTGCCATCTTTGTGGTTCTTCGAGCTGGGTAGGTCAATGGTTTGGTGACACAAAAATATCGATCAAAGCTGAT
The sequence above is a segment of the Hyla sarda isolate aHylSar1 chromosome 6, aHylSar1.hap1, whole genome shotgun sequence genome. Coding sequences within it:
- the CHRM4 gene encoding muscarinic acetylcholine receptor M4 isoform X3 codes for the protein MENDTWENSTSLPTLSSNTTEKVSGQYQTMEMIFIATVTGSLSLVTVVGNILVMLSIKVNRQLQTVNNYFLFSLACADLIIGVFSMNLYSVYIIKGYWPLGPIVCDLWLALDYVVSNASVMNLLIISFDRYFCVTKPLTYPARRTTKMAGLMIAAAWLLSFALWAPAILFWQFIVGERTVEDRECYIQFLSNPAVTFGTAIAAFYLPVIIMTILYIHISLASRSRVRRHCPVTKPEKKSKPISSMKSPLIKQTKSLPKSEVVEGKIEGENGVKNGKLEKSLTNLQSVEEKETSNESSSASMTNHPQDKQTIDPSSGVVLAPTQSLQQLQPRVNATSKWSKIKIVTKQTGNECVTAIEIVPECSIPLHQDSGLPNTRPANVARKFASIARNQVRKKRQMAAREKKVTRTIFAILLAFILTWTPYNVMVLINTFCETCIPETVWYIGYWLCYVNSTINPACYALCNATFKKTFKHLLMCQYKNIGMAR
- the CHRM4 gene encoding muscarinic acetylcholine receptor M4 isoform X1, yielding MLNLCLDVRFSHWRCRLLMSHLLTPLVRCGEELFYNLSTPRWPAKMENDTWENSTSLPTLSSNTTEKVSGQYQTMEMIFIATVTGSLSLVTVVGNILVMLSIKVNRQLQTVNNYFLFSLACADLIIGVFSMNLYSVYIIKGYWPLGPIVCDLWLALDYVVSNASVMNLLIISFDRYFCVTKPLTYPARRTTKMAGLMIAAAWLLSFALWAPAILFWQFIVGERTVEDRECYIQFLSNPAVTFGTAIAAFYLPVIIMTILYIHISLASRSRVRRHCPVTKPEKKSKPISSMKSPLIKQTKSLPKSEVVEGKIEGENGVKNGKLEKSLTNLQSVEEKETSNESSSASMTNHPQDKQTIDPSSGVVLAPTQSLQQLQPRVNATSKWSKIKIVTKQTGNECVTAIEIVPECSIPLHQDSGLPNTRPANVARKFASIARNQVRKKRQMAAREKKVTRTIFAILLAFILTWTPYNVMVLINTFCETCIPETVWYIGYWLCYVNSTINPACYALCNATFKKTFKHLLMCQYKNIGMAR
- the CHRM4 gene encoding muscarinic acetylcholine receptor M4 isoform X2, with the translated sequence MSSEGGAVPWEDTELFYNLSTPRWPAKMENDTWENSTSLPTLSSNTTEKVSGQYQTMEMIFIATVTGSLSLVTVVGNILVMLSIKVNRQLQTVNNYFLFSLACADLIIGVFSMNLYSVYIIKGYWPLGPIVCDLWLALDYVVSNASVMNLLIISFDRYFCVTKPLTYPARRTTKMAGLMIAAAWLLSFALWAPAILFWQFIVGERTVEDRECYIQFLSNPAVTFGTAIAAFYLPVIIMTILYIHISLASRSRVRRHCPVTKPEKKSKPISSMKSPLIKQTKSLPKSEVVEGKIEGENGVKNGKLEKSLTNLQSVEEKETSNESSSASMTNHPQDKQTIDPSSGVVLAPTQSLQQLQPRVNATSKWSKIKIVTKQTGNECVTAIEIVPECSIPLHQDSGLPNTRPANVARKFASIARNQVRKKRQMAAREKKVTRTIFAILLAFILTWTPYNVMVLINTFCETCIPETVWYIGYWLCYVNSTINPACYALCNATFKKTFKHLLMCQYKNIGMAR